One segment of Aquimarina sp. BL5 DNA contains the following:
- a CDS encoding LysE family translocator, translating to METTKLFLVTFFASLVGVIPPGLINMTVAKTCLERGKKNGILVAIGASVVVFIQALFAILLAKYIFFNPYVKNMLLRTGAVVFFLMAIYFFVKAKQRRTKIKVYKHAGSRSFFKGIMISAINVLPIPYFCAIAAAMSVSGKIEYDAPRIIIFGIAAGIGTFITLYFYVISFLKIVKKTSTVAKYSNYFMGILMLILVLLTVARIIYTWNEG from the coding sequence TTGGAAACAACTAAACTCTTTTTAGTAACATTTTTTGCATCCTTAGTTGGAGTAATTCCACCAGGATTAATTAACATGACTGTCGCTAAGACTTGTTTAGAAAGAGGAAAAAAGAACGGAATCTTAGTGGCAATAGGAGCTTCGGTTGTTGTTTTTATTCAGGCATTATTCGCGATTTTATTAGCAAAATATATATTTTTTAATCCTTATGTGAAAAACATGCTGCTTAGAACAGGAGCAGTGGTGTTTTTTCTAATGGCTATTTATTTTTTTGTTAAAGCAAAACAAAGAAGAACTAAGATTAAGGTATATAAACACGCGGGTTCTCGGAGTTTTTTTAAAGGAATAATGATATCAGCAATCAATGTATTGCCTATACCTTATTTCTGCGCAATTGCAGCAGCAATGAGTGTAAGTGGTAAAATAGAATATGATGCGCCAAGGATTATAATATTTGGTATTGCTGCGGGAATAGGAACGTTTATCACCTTATACTTTTATGTAATTTCTTTTTTAAAAATTGTAAAGAAAACATCTACTGTAGCTAAATACTCTAATTATTTTATGGGAATATTAATGTTGATTTTAGTACTGCTAACCGTAGCCAGAATTATATACACTTGGAATGAAGGATAA
- a CDS encoding Fic family protein, translated as MIEKAPKTDLKMNDPETYTDSFAISQVHLILPVIKKIENEYLYWDKVKYLKENKWNGVKLWEITKYKRVLQSSISWISRIQYSYNVTTNLQQKLHYLDHNFGAGLQKEQLLSELDKQQYLNNALMEESIFSSMIEGATTTRVKAKDMLRKNKSPKNKSEQMILNNYETIQYISDHKTDDISVQKLYEIHHLVTKNTLEEQKVGVFRNNNEIHVMNEITGEIVHTPPDFKLLTRLMESFCDFFNNNPKDSFIHPIVKASILHFFIGYIHPFVDGNGRTARAIFYWYLLKEGYWLVEYLSISRVIMKTKVQYEKAYIYTEIDDMDVTYFIHYQIKVLTQAFEDLKKYVSKKKKEEDKLSIFYRESNINERQAQLLFWIKENENRYFSVKEIENIFSITNQTARTDLENLVEKQILKKVYINKKAANYWKGDLFDKKFS; from the coding sequence ATGATTGAAAAAGCACCAAAAACGGATCTAAAAATGAATGATCCTGAAACATATACCGATTCCTTTGCAATTTCTCAAGTTCATTTAATTCTTCCAGTAATTAAAAAAATTGAGAATGAATATTTATACTGGGATAAGGTTAAATACTTAAAAGAAAACAAATGGAATGGAGTAAAATTATGGGAAATAACAAAATATAAAAGAGTGCTACAATCTTCTATTTCTTGGATATCTCGTATTCAATATAGCTATAATGTCACAACTAATCTTCAACAAAAGCTTCACTATTTGGATCACAATTTTGGAGCAGGGTTGCAAAAAGAGCAATTACTTTCAGAATTAGATAAACAACAATACCTCAACAATGCTTTGATGGAAGAATCTATATTCTCTTCAATGATCGAGGGAGCGACAACCACAAGGGTAAAAGCGAAAGACATGCTTCGAAAAAACAAAAGTCCAAAAAACAAATCGGAGCAAATGATCTTAAACAATTATGAAACTATTCAATATATCAGCGATCATAAAACCGATGATATTTCTGTACAAAAGCTTTATGAAATCCATCATTTAGTTACCAAAAATACGCTTGAAGAACAAAAAGTAGGTGTTTTTAGGAATAATAATGAAATACATGTAATGAATGAAATCACAGGAGAAATCGTACACACCCCACCCGATTTCAAATTGCTTACTCGTTTAATGGAGTCGTTCTGTGATTTTTTTAATAATAATCCAAAAGATAGTTTTATTCACCCTATTGTGAAAGCAAGTATATTACATTTTTTTATAGGTTACATACATCCTTTTGTTGATGGTAATGGCAGAACTGCTCGTGCAATATTTTATTGGTATTTACTTAAGGAAGGATATTGGTTAGTAGAATATCTCTCAATATCAAGAGTAATTATGAAAACCAAAGTTCAGTATGAAAAGGCATATATCTATACCGAAATAGATGATATGGATGTAACTTATTTTATCCATTATCAAATAAAAGTACTTACACAAGCCTTTGAAGATTTGAAAAAATACGTCTCCAAAAAGAAAAAAGAAGAGGATAAATTATCTATTTTCTATAGGGAGTCGAATATAAATGAAAGGCAAGCACAACTTTTGTTTTGGATAAAAGAGAATGAAAATCGGTATTTTTCTGTTAAAGAAATAGAGAACATATTTTCTATAACCAATCAAACAGCCAGAACAGATTTAGAAAATCTCGTAGAAAAACAAATTTTGAAAAAGGTGTACATTAATAAAAAAGCAGCAAATTATTGGAAAGGAGATCTCTTTGACAAGAAATTTTCATAA
- a CDS encoding MGMT family protein, producing the protein MKDNNTNENFFERVYEVAKLIPYGRITSYGAIAKYLGAARSARMVGWAMNASGKLEDVPAHRVVNRKGILTGKHHFDGTNLMQQLLENEGVEVIDNQIQDFEKLFWDPMKEL; encoded by the coding sequence ATGAAGGATAATAATACAAATGAAAACTTCTTTGAAAGAGTTTATGAAGTAGCAAAACTAATTCCCTATGGTAGAATTACTTCCTATGGCGCCATTGCTAAATACCTAGGAGCGGCAAGAAGTGCACGTATGGTTGGTTGGGCTATGAATGCTTCAGGGAAACTGGAAGATGTACCTGCACATCGTGTAGTTAATAGAAAAGGAATCCTAACAGGAAAACATCATTTTGATGGAACAAATTTGATGCAACAACTACTCGAAAACGAAGGTGTAGAAGTGATTGACAATCAAATACAAGATTTTGAGAAATTATTCTGGGATCCAATGAAGGAGTTATGA